One Deinococcus humi genomic window carries:
- a CDS encoding carbohydrate ABC transporter permease, with protein MTAVPQPTVAAPPRRVGGAGRVLTYFLLIVAALFFLIPIYLVFATALKTPESIELATAWYWPAQLNWASFSEAWDKVGGNMLNSLFLAVVATLLSALLGSLNGYALSKWRFRGANTLFALMLFGMFIPYQAVLIPLFQFIKALGLYGSIWGLILAHVVYGIPITTLIFRNFYADVPDALVEAATIDGAGFWEIYARVIFPISIPGFVVVIIWQFTQVWNEFLFAATLTNTGSQPVTYALSQLAGGQAVSWNLPMAGAILAALPTLLVYIVLGRYFVRGLLAGSVKG; from the coding sequence ATGACTGCCGTTCCACAGCCGACCGTCGCAGCCCCCCCCCGGCGAGTGGGTGGGGCAGGGCGGGTATTGACCTATTTTCTGCTGATCGTTGCCGCGCTCTTCTTTCTGATTCCCATCTATCTGGTGTTCGCCACCGCTCTCAAAACCCCCGAGTCCATCGAACTGGCCACTGCCTGGTACTGGCCCGCGCAGCTCAACTGGGCCAGCTTCTCCGAGGCCTGGGACAAGGTGGGCGGCAACATGCTCAACAGCCTGTTTCTGGCCGTTGTCGCCACGCTCCTGAGCGCTCTGCTGGGCAGTCTGAACGGCTACGCGCTCAGCAAGTGGCGCTTCCGTGGGGCCAATACCCTGTTCGCGCTGATGCTGTTCGGCATGTTCATTCCGTACCAGGCAGTGCTGATCCCGCTGTTCCAGTTCATCAAGGCGCTGGGGTTGTACGGCAGCATCTGGGGGCTGATCCTGGCCCATGTGGTCTACGGCATTCCCATCACGACGCTGATCTTCCGCAACTTCTACGCCGACGTGCCGGACGCGCTGGTGGAGGCCGCCACGATTGACGGTGCGGGCTTCTGGGAGATCTACGCCCGCGTGATTTTCCCGATCAGCATCCCTGGCTTCGTGGTGGTGATCATCTGGCAGTTCACACAGGTCTGGAACGAATTCCTGTTCGCCGCCACCCTGACCAACACGGGCAGCCAGCCTGTGACCTACGCACTGTCGCAGCTGGCCGGTGGACAGGCGGTGTCGTGGAACCTGCCGATGGCCGGGGCCATTCTGGCGGCACTGCCCACCCTGCTCGTGTACATCGTGCTGGGCCGGTACTTCGTGCGCGGTCTGCTGGCGGGGAGTGTCAAGGGGTAA
- a CDS encoding carbohydrate ABC transporter permease, producing the protein MKRLSKDRLWAIAVLTPSILLIGIFVYYFIGRTIYVSLTDWGNDPAQALALNPIIRWVGLQNYSELFGGFLQGRFRQELVNTLFFTLFFILGCLGVGLGLALVLDRNPKGEGLWRTIFLFPMSLSFIVTGTIWRWMLQPQGGVNQAPTLLGGQPSTFAWLSSNDSALKFDWNALPLITASVVGVVLIVVAVRAAREVNRARMLVAAVCAALLIGWAVLIGPRVKMLPTPELHGFNFAIIGIIIAAVWQMSGYTMALYLAGLRGIPEELREAAKVDGSNDSQMYRHVIFPLLSPITLSAMIILGHISLKIFDLVYAMAGPDNVAASVPALNMYLTSFRQNQFALGAAIGTILLILVAFVIVPYLANQFRGEEGHA; encoded by the coding sequence GTGAAACGCCTGAGCAAAGACCGCCTGTGGGCCATCGCTGTGCTGACCCCCAGCATTCTGCTGATCGGCATTTTCGTGTACTACTTTATCGGGCGCACGATCTACGTCAGCCTGACCGACTGGGGCAACGATCCGGCGCAGGCGCTGGCGCTGAACCCGATTATCCGCTGGGTGGGCCTGCAAAATTATTCTGAGCTGTTCGGCGGCTTCCTGCAGGGCCGCTTCCGGCAGGAGCTGGTGAACACGCTGTTTTTCACTCTCTTCTTTATTCTGGGCTGCCTGGGTGTGGGCCTGGGCTTGGCGCTGGTGCTGGACCGCAACCCCAAAGGTGAGGGACTGTGGCGCACCATCTTCCTGTTTCCCATGAGCCTGTCTTTCATCGTGACCGGCACCATCTGGCGCTGGATGCTGCAGCCACAGGGCGGCGTGAACCAGGCCCCCACGTTGCTGGGCGGCCAGCCTTCCACCTTCGCGTGGTTGAGCAGCAACGACTCCGCGCTGAAGTTCGACTGGAACGCCCTGCCGCTGATCACCGCGTCGGTGGTGGGCGTGGTGCTGATCGTGGTGGCCGTGCGCGCCGCCCGCGAGGTCAACCGCGCCCGCATGCTGGTGGCTGCCGTGTGTGCGGCGCTGCTGATCGGGTGGGCGGTGTTGATCGGCCCACGCGTCAAGATGTTGCCCACGCCGGAACTGCACGGCTTCAACTTCGCCATCATCGGCATCATCATCGCTGCTGTGTGGCAGATGAGCGGTTACACCATGGCGCTGTATCTGGCCGGGCTACGCGGCATTCCCGAGGAGCTGCGCGAGGCGGCGAAGGTGGACGGCTCGAACGACTCTCAGATGTACCGCCACGTCATCTTCCCGCTGCTGTCGCCCATTACCCTGAGCGCCATGATCATCCTGGGGCACATCAGCCTTAAGATCTTCGATCTGGTCTACGCGATGGCTGGCCCCGACAACGTCGCTGCCAGCGTCCCGGCGCTGAACATGTACCTGACCAGTTTCCGCCAGAACCAGTTTGCGCTGGGAGCCGCGATCGGCACCATCTTGCTGATCCTGGTGGCCTTCGTGATCGTGCCGTATCTGGCCAATCAGTTCAGGGGCGAGGAGGGCCACGCATGA
- a CDS encoding ABC transporter substrate-binding protein, whose product MSKAPVKTSSLKKAFLIAAALATTTSALAAGKLEIFSWWAGDEGPALEALVKLYKEKYPSVAVDNATVTGGAGTNARAVLKTRMLGGTPPDSFQVHAGQELIGTWVVAGRMEDLSSLFKSEGWTKAFPADVVKLISSKGGIWSVPVNVHRSNVMWYNPDKLKAWGVSVPKTWPEFISTCATLKKKGVAAPLVVGENWTQQHLWENVMIGTLGTQNWENLWAGKLKFTDPKVVGAFTTFGKVMDCANKDASGLSWQQASDRIVSGQSAFNIMGDWAAGYFTTTKKLAPGKGFAWATAPGTSKTFVMLADSFGLPKGVKDRAEAINWLKLLGSKAGQDTFNPLKGSIAARIDSDLSKYNTYSRSAATDWKNSKIVGSMAHGAVAPETFTSAFGAVIDQFVATRNSAGAAAAAQALAVRSGFGK is encoded by the coding sequence ATGAGCAAAGCACCCGTGAAGACGTCATCCCTCAAAAAAGCCTTTCTGATCGCCGCCGCCCTCGCCACCACCACCAGCGCCCTGGCCGCCGGGAAGCTGGAAATCTTCTCGTGGTGGGCCGGCGACGAGGGTCCGGCCCTTGAAGCCCTGGTCAAGCTGTACAAGGAGAAGTACCCAAGCGTGGCCGTGGACAATGCGACGGTCACGGGCGGCGCGGGAACCAACGCGCGGGCTGTGCTCAAGACCCGCATGCTGGGCGGTACTCCCCCTGATTCCTTCCAGGTGCACGCCGGACAGGAACTCATCGGCACCTGGGTGGTGGCCGGGCGCATGGAAGATCTGAGCAGCCTGTTCAAATCCGAGGGCTGGACCAAGGCGTTCCCCGCCGATGTGGTCAAGCTGATCAGCTCCAAGGGCGGCATCTGGAGCGTGCCCGTCAACGTTCACCGCAGCAACGTCATGTGGTACAACCCCGATAAGCTCAAGGCCTGGGGCGTGAGCGTGCCCAAGACCTGGCCCGAATTCATCAGCACCTGCGCCACCCTGAAGAAGAAGGGCGTGGCCGCGCCACTGGTGGTAGGCGAGAACTGGACCCAGCAGCACCTGTGGGAGAACGTGATGATCGGCACGCTGGGCACCCAGAACTGGGAAAACCTGTGGGCGGGCAAGCTCAAGTTCACCGATCCCAAGGTCGTGGGGGCGTTTACCACCTTTGGCAAGGTCATGGATTGTGCCAACAAGGACGCCAGCGGCCTGAGCTGGCAGCAGGCCAGTGACCGGATCGTCAGCGGCCAGAGTGCTTTCAACATCATGGGCGACTGGGCTGCCGGGTACTTCACCACCACCAAGAAGCTGGCCCCCGGCAAGGGCTTCGCCTGGGCCACCGCGCCGGGCACCTCCAAGACCTTCGTGATGCTGGCCGACTCCTTCGGACTGCCCAAAGGGGTCAAGGACCGCGCCGAGGCCATCAACTGGCTCAAGCTGCTGGGCAGCAAAGCAGGTCAGGACACCTTCAACCCCCTCAAGGGCAGCATCGCCGCCCGCATCGACAGTGACCTGAGCAAGTACAACACCTACTCGCGCAGCGCCGCCACCGACTGGAAGAACAGCAAGATCGTCGGCAGCATGGCCCACGGCGCCGTCGCGCCCGAGACCTTCACCAGCGCCTTCGGGGCCGTGATCGATCAGTTCGTCGCCACCAGGAACAGCGCCGGGGCCGCCGCCGCCGCGCAGGCGCTGGCCGTTCGCTCGGGCTTCGGCAAGTAA
- a CDS encoding ROK family transcriptional regulator — protein MRFVAMCSAPAPLDQAAIRVRHTLMLLALLWDADRARVDLAHELRLSRSATGNIVNELLAAGLVQEVGQREDGSVGRRATLLRLKACAAALLAVDLGASHARMDLLDLRCRTLGTRTVAHDITRGPGATYSLLAGLLEQLLLETRIDRSQIALLGIGVPGPVDHDTGCVVQPPNMPGWDSENIAAELGRLVALPVLVDNDANLGALAESRFGAHAGLSDLIYIKVATGIGAGILLGGQLHRGVRGGAGEIGHISINEQGPVGRSGNPGSLESYAAAQVVPALAAQLRATGLQTRLPDPASLQDLLTHAAHDPLARAVWETTGHHVGVAVSTVLNLFNPQAVVIGGRLALAGEVFLDAVRASAVGRTMHINAARAHIALGTLGAEVGVLGAGAMMVDHLLTPRGLPLLYSIARRAGQPVAEATPLAQDAASRAPPAVSAVYTPHPSPPRSHPYSPRRNT, from the coding sequence ATGAGGTTTGTTGCTATGTGCTCTGCTCCCGCCCCCCTTGATCAGGCAGCCATCCGCGTCAGGCACACGCTGATGCTGCTGGCGCTGCTGTGGGATGCGGACCGCGCGCGGGTAGATCTGGCTCACGAGTTGCGTCTGTCCCGCAGCGCCACCGGCAACATCGTCAACGAGTTGCTGGCGGCGGGCCTGGTGCAGGAAGTGGGGCAGCGTGAGGACGGCAGTGTGGGCCGCCGCGCGACCCTGCTGCGGCTCAAGGCCTGCGCTGCGGCGCTGCTGGCCGTTGATCTGGGCGCCAGTCACGCGCGGATGGATCTGCTGGATCTGCGCTGCCGCACGTTGGGCACGCGCACCGTGGCGCATGACATCACGCGGGGTCCTGGCGCGACGTACAGCCTGCTTGCCGGACTGCTGGAGCAGCTGCTTCTCGAGACCCGAATCGACCGCAGCCAGATCGCACTGTTGGGCATCGGCGTCCCTGGCCCGGTAGACCACGATACGGGCTGTGTGGTTCAGCCGCCGAACATGCCGGGCTGGGACAGCGAGAATATCGCCGCTGAACTGGGCCGGCTGGTGGCGCTGCCGGTGCTGGTGGACAACGACGCCAATCTGGGCGCACTGGCGGAATCCCGTTTTGGCGCCCACGCGGGCCTGAGTGACCTGATCTACATCAAGGTGGCCACCGGGATTGGCGCTGGCATTTTGCTGGGTGGGCAGCTTCACCGGGGCGTGCGTGGCGGGGCTGGCGAGATCGGGCACATCAGCATCAACGAGCAGGGACCGGTGGGCCGCAGTGGAAATCCGGGCAGTCTGGAAAGCTACGCCGCCGCGCAGGTGGTGCCGGCACTGGCCGCGCAGCTGCGGGCCACAGGCCTCCAAACCCGGTTGCCCGATCCGGCCAGCCTGCAGGACCTGCTGACGCACGCGGCCCACGACCCGCTGGCCCGCGCCGTGTGGGAAACCACCGGGCATCATGTGGGGGTGGCGGTCAGCACCGTGCTCAACCTGTTCAATCCACAGGCGGTGGTGATCGGGGGCCGTCTGGCACTGGCGGGCGAGGTTTTCCTGGACGCCGTGCGTGCCAGCGCCGTGGGGCGCACCATGCACATCAATGCCGCCCGCGCCCACATTGCCCTGGGGACGCTGGGCGCAGAGGTGGGCGTGCTGGGAGCCGGCGCCATGATGGTTGATCACCTGTTGACGCCACGCGGTTTGCCGCTGCTGTACAGCATTGCGCGGCGCGCGGGACAGCCGGTGGCAGAGGCCACCCCCCTGGCACAGGACGCGGCAAGCCGTGCGCCCCCTGCCGTTTCTGCGGTTTACACCCCGCATCCGTCGCCCCCTCGGTCCCATCCCTATTCTCCCCGGAGGAACACATGA
- the lysS gene encoding lysine--tRNA ligase, whose translation MSDVPATPAPTAVRAAPPRPDNLHEQTVSRLNNLDAQVAAGFEASPYSYPRTHSTRDVLAAHPGELEAGQEWPEETYALAGRVTLLRHMGKAAFADLTDEHGSLQLHLSRQETENFDPTKKIDLGDIIGVRGVPFVTRTGQLTLRVTSWQPLVKSLHPLPSKFHGLQDEELRARRRYLDLMINPERRAAFRTRSRAIRYIRNFLDEREFMEVEGPTLQVVAGGTEAKPFKTHHNALSHDFSLRISLELYLKRLLVGGFERVYEIGRNYRNEGVDRTHNPEFTMLEAYFAYGDYQDMMRLVEEMLSGLVQEVTGSDKLTYGGHEISFALPFKRLDFVTALKEAAGLDFEPTDLARLREWTDAKHPELRKVPDYKLLDKLFGEYVEDSLIQPTFVADVPLAISPLVKAHRSRPDLSERADLFVAGFELAPIYSELNDALDQRARFEAQSARRDAGDDEAHEQDEDFLLALEYGMPPAAGMGMGMDRLAMLLTDSDSIRDVLLFPLLRPEGHGAEERADT comes from the coding sequence ATGTCTGATGTTCCCGCCACGCCTGCCCCCACCGCTGTCCGCGCCGCGCCGCCGCGTCCCGACAACCTGCACGAGCAGACCGTCAGCCGCCTGAACAACCTGGACGCGCAGGTGGCAGCGGGTTTCGAGGCGTCGCCGTACTCGTATCCGCGCACGCACTCCACCCGCGACGTGCTAGCGGCACATCCCGGTGAGCTGGAGGCCGGTCAGGAGTGGCCGGAAGAAACCTACGCGCTGGCCGGGCGAGTCACGCTGCTGCGGCACATGGGCAAGGCGGCCTTCGCCGACCTGACCGACGAACACGGCAGCCTGCAACTGCATCTTTCCAGGCAGGAAACCGAGAACTTCGATCCCACCAAAAAGATCGACCTGGGCGACATCATCGGCGTGCGCGGCGTGCCCTTCGTGACCCGCACCGGGCAACTGACCCTGCGGGTGACCTCCTGGCAGCCCCTCGTCAAGAGCCTGCACCCACTGCCCAGCAAGTTTCACGGCTTGCAGGATGAGGAACTGCGCGCCCGCCGCCGCTACCTGGATCTGATGATCAATCCCGAGCGCCGCGCGGCCTTCCGGACCCGCTCGCGCGCCATCCGCTACATCCGCAATTTTCTGGACGAGCGCGAGTTCATGGAGGTAGAAGGGCCGACGCTGCAGGTCGTGGCGGGCGGCACCGAGGCCAAGCCTTTCAAGACGCACCACAACGCGCTGTCGCACGATTTCAGCCTGCGGATCAGTCTGGAGCTGTACCTCAAGCGGCTCCTGGTGGGCGGCTTCGAGCGCGTTTACGAGATTGGCCGCAACTACCGCAACGAGGGCGTGGACCGCACCCATAATCCCGAATTCACCATGCTGGAAGCCTATTTTGCTTACGGCGACTACCAGGACATGATGCGGCTGGTGGAGGAGATGCTCTCCGGGTTGGTTCAGGAGGTCACTGGGTCCGACAAGCTGACCTACGGGGGCCACGAGATCAGCTTTGCGCTGCCCTTCAAGCGACTGGATTTCGTGACCGCCCTCAAGGAGGCGGCAGGGCTGGACTTCGAGCCGACGGACCTTGCCCGGTTGCGCGAATGGACCGACGCGAAGCACCCCGAACTCCGCAAGGTTCCGGATTACAAGCTGCTGGACAAACTGTTCGGCGAGTACGTGGAAGACAGCCTGATCCAGCCCACCTTCGTCGCGGACGTGCCGCTGGCGATCAGCCCACTGGTCAAGGCGCACCGCAGCCGCCCCGACCTGAGCGAGCGCGCCGATCTGTTCGTGGCCGGCTTCGAACTGGCCCCGATCTACTCCGAGCTGAACGACGCCCTGGATCAGCGTGCCCGCTTCGAGGCACAGAGCGCGCGGCGGGACGCCGGGGACGACGAGGCCCACGAGCAGGACGAGGACTTCCTGCTGGCGCTGGAATACGGCATGCCCCCGGCGGCAGGCATGGGCATGGGCATGGACCGGCTGGCCATGCTGCTGACCGACTCGGACAGCATCCGCGACGTGTTGCTGTTCCCGCTGCTGCGTCCAGAGGGCCATGGGGCAGAGGAGAGGGCAGACACGTAA
- a CDS encoding MBL fold metallo-hydrolase, with translation MKLSDDLLILELTTDFGTGPSILHAALILDSQAGHTLVDTGVPGMEGAIEEALAEVGATLKDIRQVIVTHHDLDHIGSLEAVVRASSAQVWASARETPFIQGEEWPQKMPPQNQVAALLADPQTPPHVRARLSLPRVAVKVDRALQDGEELPLAGGVRVIMTPGHTPGHLSLFLERTGALITGDALTSDAGQLRSPSERVTPDMHTAGQSVEKMAGLDVQTIVTYHGGVVYEDANGQLARVASEMTGS, from the coding sequence ATGAAACTGAGCGACGATCTGCTGATCCTGGAACTGACCACCGATTTCGGGACGGGCCCCAGCATTCTCCATGCTGCCCTGATCCTGGATTCGCAGGCCGGGCATACCCTGGTGGACACTGGCGTTCCCGGAATGGAGGGCGCGATTGAGGAGGCGCTGGCCGAGGTTGGCGCAACCCTAAAGGACATCCGGCAGGTGATCGTCACGCACCACGATCTGGACCACATTGGCAGTCTGGAAGCGGTGGTCAGAGCCAGCAGCGCGCAGGTCTGGGCCTCGGCACGCGAGACGCCCTTTATTCAGGGCGAGGAATGGCCCCAGAAAATGCCGCCGCAGAATCAGGTGGCCGCCCTGCTGGCCGATCCGCAGACGCCGCCCCACGTCCGCGCACGCCTGAGCCTGCCGCGGGTGGCCGTCAAAGTGGACCGCGCCCTGCAAGACGGCGAGGAACTGCCCCTGGCCGGAGGCGTACGTGTGATCATGACGCCGGGCCACACCCCCGGCCACCTGAGTCTATTCCTGGAGCGCACGGGAGCGCTGATCACGGGCGACGCCCTGACCTCGGACGCGGGGCAACTGCGCTCCCCAAGCGAACGGGTCACCCCGGACATGCACACGGCAGGGCAGTCGGTGGAAAAAATGGCCGGACTGGACGTGCAGACCATCGTGACCTACCACGGCGGCGTGGTCTATGAGGACGCGAACGGTCAACTGGCACGGGTGGCGTCGGAGATGACGGGCAGCTGA
- a CDS encoding GreA/GreB family elongation factor codes for MTQATKTVKLTREGYERLQRALGQEQARLAEATRILQEQMETSADSEDTGLEDAKREKMNIEARIDELEDTLSLATIIEDHENDGRVELGAIVVLSNETTKKETKVMVVSAPEATVTGGSLPRVSEDSPVGKELMGRKKGEAFVVNLDNGKQMKYKVKSIDY; via the coding sequence ATGACGCAAGCGACCAAGACAGTCAAACTGACCCGTGAAGGCTACGAGCGCCTGCAACGCGCCCTGGGACAGGAACAGGCCCGCCTCGCGGAGGCCACCCGCATCCTGCAGGAGCAGATGGAAACCAGTGCCGACAGCGAGGACACCGGCCTGGAAGACGCCAAGCGCGAGAAGATGAACATTGAGGCGCGCATCGATGAGCTCGAAGACACCCTGAGCCTGGCCACCATTATCGAGGACCATGAGAACGACGGCCGGGTGGAACTCGGAGCCATCGTGGTCCTGAGCAACGAGACCACTAAGAAAGAGACGAAGGTCATGGTCGTCAGCGCCCCGGAAGCCACTGTCACGGGCGGCAGCCTGCCACGCGTGAGTGAGGACAGCCCGGTGGGCAAGGAACTGATGGGCCGCAAGAAGGGCGAGGCCTTCGTGGTCAATCTGGACAACGGCAAGCAGATGAAATACAAGGTCAAGAGCATCGATTACTGA
- a CDS encoding MFS transporter — protein MTAHHTPPSPPLTMVLLAAGTAAFFTLGVIQAMYGPAFTLFQDRFGVSTAGVGLIASAHFVGSALAPPLVGILLIRFTLRRVVVAALLMLALGVTLVALAPSWPLAIAGALLGGFGLGGVSGGLNAAYASIGTRAVNLVNAVFGLGSILSPLLVAGAGGNLSVPFLTVAALCGLTLLSARIWGFPAMREQALPPGPGRAGVQVGFFLVLLACYVGLEVGFGAWAGRHLQSLGYTSFAVIVAGYWGGMTVARVLTGLLGARVRPERLVLVCTALTVLCGLAATQAALAPAAYILAGLALGPVFGTTLVWTTRSLPARWVPFLLTSGSVGGIVAPYGLGVLAARFGQEAIPLTLAGLAAALVAVVWGTLRVTRPASASPSAA, from the coding sequence ATGACTGCCCACCACACCCCCCCTTCGCCGCCGCTGACGATGGTTCTGCTGGCGGCGGGCACGGCGGCATTTTTTACGCTGGGCGTGATTCAGGCGATGTACGGCCCGGCCTTCACGCTGTTTCAGGATCGCTTCGGGGTGTCCACGGCGGGGGTAGGGCTCATCGCCAGCGCGCATTTCGTGGGCTCAGCGCTGGCCCCGCCGTTGGTGGGGATTTTGCTGATCCGCTTCACCTTGCGCCGGGTGGTGGTGGCCGCGCTGCTGATGCTGGCCCTGGGGGTCACGCTGGTGGCGCTGGCTCCCAGCTGGCCGCTGGCCATTGCTGGGGCGCTGCTGGGCGGCTTTGGCCTGGGCGGTGTCAGCGGCGGCCTCAACGCGGCTTACGCCAGTATTGGGACGCGGGCGGTGAATCTGGTCAACGCGGTCTTCGGTTTGGGGAGCATCCTGTCGCCGCTGCTGGTGGCCGGGGCCGGGGGCAACCTGTCGGTCCCCTTCCTGACCGTCGCCGCGCTGTGCGGCCTGACGCTCCTGAGCGCGCGGATCTGGGGGTTTCCGGCTATGCGCGAGCAGGCGCTGCCGCCCGGGCCGGGCCGGGCCGGGGTGCAGGTGGGCTTTTTCCTGGTGTTGCTCGCGTGTTACGTGGGCCTGGAGGTGGGCTTCGGTGCGTGGGCGGGCCGTCACCTGCAAAGCCTGGGCTACACCTCGTTTGCCGTAATTGTCGCGGGGTACTGGGGCGGCATGACCGTGGCCCGCGTGCTGACGGGCCTGTTGGGCGCGCGGGTGCGTCCGGAACGCCTGGTGCTGGTCTGCACGGCACTGACGGTCCTGTGCGGACTGGCGGCCACCCAGGCGGCGCTGGCCCCCGCCGCGTACATTCTGGCGGGGCTGGCGCTGGGGCCGGTGTTCGGCACCACACTGGTGTGGACCACCCGCAGCCTGCCCGCGCGCTGGGTGCCCTTCCTGCTGACATCCGGCAGCGTGGGCGGCATCGTGGCGCCTTACGGGCTGGGCGTGCTGGCGGCGCGTTTCGGCCAGGAGGCCATTCCACTGACCCTGGCAGGGCTGGCCGCCGCGCTGGTGGCGGTGGTCTGGGGAACCCTGCGCGTGACCCGTCCGGCCTCAGCTTCTCCGTCCGCAGCATGA